DNA sequence from the Nocardia sp. BMG111209 genome:
GCCAGCAGCTCCAGTGGCAGGTTGGGAATGCCGCTCAGCAGGCCCACGGCGGTCACGCCGATCAGCACGGCCCGCAGCAGATTCGCGACCAGCAGGACCGTCCGCCGGTCCCAGCGGTCGAGCAGGGCGCCCGCGTACGGGCCGATGATCGAATACGGCAGCAGCAGCACCGTGAATCCACCGGCGATGGCCAGCGGATCGGTCTCCCGCTCCGGGTTGAACAGGATCGCGCCGCCGAGCGCGGCCTGGAACATGCCGTCGCCGAACTGACCGGCGAATCGGACCAGCGCCAGCCGCAGCACACCGGGCCGGCGCACCCCCGCGAGCCAGGCCGCGCGGCGCCCTCGGGAATCGGTCATCGAGCCCGGTCCCGGCGGGCCGGCGGGGCCACCCGTCGCGGGCCGCGCCCGGCCCATCCGGGCGCGTCGGGTCGCATCAGCGGTTCTCCTCCGGTTGCGTTGCGGCACATCATGATACGGTTTCCGGCGTCCGTACGGCCCGCCGGGGCGGACGAACGGAAACCTGTCCGGCGGGCGCCGGGGGATGCTCGGCGGGTCGTGGCGGCGATCACGGGTCCGGGGCCCGGTCGGCGCCAGGCTAGAATTTACTGGTAATTGCTCGGTGGGGTGCGGAGCGCACGCCTGCTCCGCGGGGTGATCGGTGCTCGGCCCGAGAGGAGGACCACGGTGTCCACACTCACGACACCACACATCGACGTGCATCGCGGCGGTGACCGCATGAAAACCCGTGTGGCGTGGTTGGATTCGAAGCATTCGTTCTCGTTCGGCGAGCACTACGACCCGGAGAACACCCATCACGGGCTGTTGCTGGTGAACAACGAGGACATCGTGCTGCCGGGTCAGGGGTTCGACACCCATCCGCACCGCGATATGGAGATCGTCACCTGGGTGCTCGACGGCTCCCTGGTCCATCAGGACTCGCTCGGGCACGCCGGAATCGTCTATCCGGGCCTGGCGCAGCGGATGAGCGCCGGCACCGGCATCCTGCACTCGGAGAAGAACGACTCGTGGCGGCTGCCACCGGCCCAGGGCGGTACCGCCGAGCACACCGAGCCGGTGCATTTCGTGCAGATGTGGGTCGTGCCGGACGAACCCGGACTCACCCCCGGCTATCAGCAACTCGAGATCGATGACGAGCTGGCCGGCGGCGGGCTGGTGACGGTGGCGTCCGGACTGCCGCGCTACCGCGAGCGCGCCGCCATCGCGATCAATTCGACCCATTCGGCGCTGCACGTGGCCCGGATGCCGGAGCCGGGTGCGACGGTCGGCCTGCCCGAGGCGTTGTTCCTGCATCTGTTCGTGGCGCGCGGGCAGGTGCGGATGGAGGGGACCGGCACGTTGTACGCCGGCGACGCGGTGCGACTGACCCGCACCGGTGGTCAGCGGATCGTGGCCGAAGTTCCGTCGGAAATTCTGGTGTGGGAGATGCACGCGCGGCTCGGCGGCCGATAACCTCTACAGTCGACTACCAGTCGACGCCGCCGGGTCGCCCGGTGGCCGACCGTAGAACGAGAGGACAGCGGTGACGGAGTACCCGCCCCCTGGTAACTATCCCCCGCCCGGACAGTACCCGCCTCCCGGCCAATATCCGCCCGGACAGTATCCCGGTGGTTACCCCGGCCCCCAGCCCGGCCAGTATCCCCCACCGGGACAACAGTATTGGCAGGAGTCGCGCAGCCGGGGCCTCGCGATCACGGCACTGGTCCTGGGCATCCTGGCGCTGCTGAGCTTCCTGACCGTCCTCGGCGGCGTACTGCTCGGACTGCTGGCGGTGATCTTCGGCATCATCGCGACGATCAAGGCGCGCAGGGGAACCGCCGCCGGCGGCGGTATGGCGATCACCGGGCTCATCCTCGGACTGCTCGGCCTGATCGGCGGCATCGTGATCGGCGTGATCTACGGCAACATCTTCGTGCAGAGCGGTGGCAAGGACTACTACGACTGCGTGCAGAACGCCAAGGGCGACCAGGCGAAGATCGACAAGTGCTCCCAGGATTTCCAGGACACCCTGGAGAACCGGTACAGCATCACGCTGACCCCCACTCCCGCACGCTGACGCCTCAGCGGGCCGCCCGCCGCCGCCGGACGGCGTCGAGCACGGCGGCCACCTCGGGCCGGAAGGCGCCCACCGGCGGATCGATCCAGATCCGGTAACCCGTCCGCTCGTCGGCGGGTGAGGGCAGTACGACACCGGCGCCGGGCACGGCGAGATTCGCGCCGAGATGGAACAATTCGGCGAGCAGCGTCGTGTCCTGCGCGGATGCGCCGGCCGGCCCGGTCAGGAAGGTCCAGCGCGACGAGCGCGGATGCCCGATGACCGGCCCGCCCCGGCCGGCCGCGGCGAGCAGCGCGCGCACCCCGGCGCCCAGTCCGGCGGGCATACTCACGGCGCCGACCGCCCCGACGTCCAACATGATTCGCCCGAGCGCCGGCTCCACCACGCCGTACAACC
Encoded proteins:
- a CDS encoding pirin-like bicupin family protein, whose amino-acid sequence is MSTLTTPHIDVHRGGDRMKTRVAWLDSKHSFSFGEHYDPENTHHGLLLVNNEDIVLPGQGFDTHPHRDMEIVTWVLDGSLVHQDSLGHAGIVYPGLAQRMSAGTGILHSEKNDSWRLPPAQGGTAEHTEPVHFVQMWVVPDEPGLTPGYQQLEIDDELAGGGLVTVASGLPRYRERAAIAINSTHSALHVARMPEPGATVGLPEALFLHLFVARGQVRMEGTGTLYAGDAVRLTRTGGQRIVAEVPSEILVWEMHARLGGR
- a CDS encoding DUF4190 domain-containing protein, with the protein product MTEYPPPGNYPPPGQYPPPGQYPPGQYPGGYPGPQPGQYPPPGQQYWQESRSRGLAITALVLGILALLSFLTVLGGVLLGLLAVIFGIIATIKARRGTAAGGGMAITGLILGLLGLIGGIVIGVIYGNIFVQSGGKDYYDCVQNAKGDQAKIDKCSQDFQDTLENRYSITLTPTPAR